A region from the Oncorhynchus nerka isolate Pitt River unplaced genomic scaffold, Oner_Uvic_2.0 unplaced_scaffold_1113, whole genome shotgun sequence genome encodes:
- the LOC135570093 gene encoding protein THEM6-like produces MLLCALVGLLLLFSCLDVWYFLRGVVVVVQAWFQPPVWDVLAEQSVAGRVLPHDLDYMGHMNNARYLRECDFARFHHYMRNGIFKALRTLKATMVVGASTIRYRRSLAFGEAFDLRTRIVAWDDKSFFVEQRFVSQGDGFISAVMLCRQNVLRSNPESILQLLCKRKVECPDYPEDLQHWISFISASSQALRAQSGLEDKTGPQEDKDK; encoded by the exons ATGTTGCTGTGTGCTCTGGTGGGTCTGCTGCTGCTGTTCTCCTGTCTGGATGTGTGGTACTTCCTgcggggggtggtggtggtggtgcaggCCTGGTTCCAACCCCCGGTCTGGGATGTcctggcagagcagagtgttGCTGGGAGGGTCCTACCTCATGACCTGGACTATATGGGTCACATGAATAACGCCAGATACCTCCGGGAGTGTGACTTCGCCAG GTTCCACCATTACATGCGGAACGGGATCTTTAAGGCCCTACGGACCCTGAAGGCCACCATGGTGGTGGGGGCCTCCACCATTCGCTACCGACGCTCGCTGGCCTTTGGGGAAGCATTTGACTTGCGCACTCGCATCGTGGCATGGGACGACAAGTCATTCTTCGTGGAGCAGCGGTTTGTCTCCCAGGGCGACGGGTTCATCTCCGCGGTGATGCTATGCAGACAGAATGTTCTCCGTAGCAACCCTGAGAGCATCCTACAGCTGCTCTGCAAGAGGAAG gtGGAGTGTCCCGACTACCCTGAGGATCTACAGCACTGGATCAGCTTCATCTCAGCCAGCAGCCAGGCCCTGAGAGCCCAGAGTGGACTAGAGGACAAGACTGGACCGCAGGAAGACAAAGACAAGTGA